One bacterium DNA segment encodes these proteins:
- the ispD gene encoding 2-C-methyl-D-erythritol 4-phosphate cytidylyltransferase, protein MKTFAIIPAAGLGKRFGAKKQFLELAGTPVLVHTLRAFEETPSVQVVCVASPETEVEAVRSLATQFGLRKVLKVVPGGKERQDSVRLGFETAGVCDIVVVHDGVRPLVTPEIIQRTIDGAVECGGCIAALPVKETTKRTDPDGFVVDTVDRNGLWSVQTPQAFRHEIFRRAVEQSARDGFLGTDEAMLVERIGAKVKVVTGSPYNIKITTPEDLAIAEAFLKLR, encoded by the coding sequence ATGAAAACCTTCGCGATCATCCCCGCCGCGGGTCTCGGCAAGCGCTTCGGCGCCAAGAAGCAGTTCCTCGAACTGGCCGGAACGCCCGTTCTCGTCCATACCCTTCGGGCCTTCGAGGAAACACCCTCCGTTCAGGTCGTCTGCGTCGCGTCGCCGGAAACCGAAGTGGAGGCCGTGCGAAGCCTGGCAACCCAATTCGGCCTGAGGAAGGTCCTGAAAGTCGTGCCCGGCGGAAAAGAGAGGCAGGATTCGGTCCGTTTGGGATTTGAAACGGCGGGGGTCTGCGACATCGTCGTGGTTCATGACGGCGTGCGCCCTCTCGTCACGCCGGAGATCATTCAACGGACGATCGACGGAGCCGTGGAATGCGGAGGCTGTATCGCGGCCCTTCCCGTCAAGGAGACGACGAAACGCACCGATCCCGACGGCTTCGTCGTCGACACCGTCGACCGGAACGGCCTTTGGAGCGTTCAAACGCCGCAGGCCTTCCGCCATGAGATTTTCCGCCGGGCGGTCGAACAATCCGCCCGGGATGGATTCTTGGGGACCGACGAAGCGATGCTGGTCGAACGGATCGGCGCGAAGGTAAAAGTCGTGACGGGGAGCCCTTATAATATTAAGATCACCACGCCCGAAGACCTCGCCATCGCCGAGGCCTTTTTGAAACTGAGGTAA
- the cysS gene encoding cysteine--tRNA ligase, with translation MSLKIYNVLAHKKEEFQPLTPGKVKMYVCGITPYDECHLGHARAAVVFDVIFRYLKYAGYEVTYVRNYTDVDDKIIKRANETGQKWSDISKKYIASYQAAMEKLGVQTPSQEPLCTENIPAMTELIQRLMDRGLAYVSGADVLYRVRKFGGYGRLSGKRLDELEAGARIEVDEKKEDPLDFALWKGAKPGEPSWDSPWGKGRPGWHIECSAMSMKILGEQFDIHGGGRDLAFPHHENEIAQSEGATGKDPFARFWIHNGFVNINAEKMSKSLGNFRSIPAILEQWDPEVVRYFLLSAHYASPLDFTEDAMTNAREALARVYETLARFYDAPEGPDAGPILEADEILREGMDDDFNTTVVLGRLFDTVRELNKFLDQGKKPSVDAKASLWSELRKIAETTGLFGSQPKEFLERQKKIGLKTAAISEEEILKLIEDRKAARKAKDFKRSDAIRDELSSKGVRIKDNPDGTTSWEIKG, from the coding sequence ATGTCCCTAAAAATCTACAACGTCCTCGCGCACAAGAAAGAAGAGTTTCAGCCCCTCACGCCCGGCAAGGTCAAGATGTACGTCTGCGGCATCACACCCTATGACGAATGCCACCTGGGGCATGCCCGCGCGGCCGTCGTCTTCGACGTCATTTTTCGCTACCTCAAATATGCGGGTTACGAGGTCACCTACGTCCGCAACTACACGGACGTCGACGACAAGATCATCAAGCGCGCGAACGAGACGGGGCAGAAGTGGTCCGATATTTCCAAAAAATACATCGCGTCCTATCAGGCCGCTATGGAGAAACTGGGCGTCCAGACCCCGTCTCAAGAACCGCTCTGCACCGAGAATATCCCGGCCATGACGGAGCTGATCCAAAGGCTCATGGACCGCGGGCTCGCCTACGTCTCCGGGGCCGACGTCCTCTATCGGGTCCGCAAGTTCGGCGGTTATGGCAGGCTCTCTGGCAAGAGGTTGGACGAACTGGAGGCCGGCGCTCGCATCGAGGTCGACGAAAAGAAGGAAGACCCCCTCGACTTCGCGCTGTGGAAGGGCGCCAAGCCGGGAGAGCCGTCCTGGGACTCTCCCTGGGGCAAGGGGCGGCCGGGCTGGCACATTGAGTGCAGCGCGATGAGCATGAAGATTCTGGGCGAACAATTCGACATCCACGGCGGCGGACGGGATCTGGCCTTCCCCCACCACGAGAACGAGATCGCTCAGTCCGAAGGCGCCACCGGCAAAGATCCCTTCGCCCGCTTTTGGATCCACAATGGTTTCGTGAACATCAACGCGGAGAAGATGAGCAAGTCACTCGGGAATTTCCGGTCGATCCCGGCGATCTTGGAGCAGTGGGACCCGGAGGTCGTGCGCTATTTTCTACTCTCCGCCCACTACGCCTCTCCCCTGGACTTCACCGAAGATGCCATGACGAATGCCCGGGAAGCGCTCGCGCGCGTCTATGAAACCCTCGCCCGCTTTTACGACGCGCCGGAAGGACCCGACGCCGGCCCGATCCTGGAAGCCGATGAGATCCTTCGCGAGGGGATGGACGACGATTTCAACACCACGGTCGTCTTGGGACGCCTCTTCGATACGGTTCGCGAGCTCAACAAGTTTCTGGATCAGGGAAAGAAACCATCGGTCGACGCCAAGGCGTCTCTCTGGAGCGAACTTCGAAAAATTGCGGAGACGACGGGGCTCTTTGGTTCGCAACCGAAGGAGTTCTTGGAGCGCCAGAAGAAGATCGGCCTCAAGACGGCCGCCATTTCCGAGGAAGAGATCCTCAAGCTCATCGAGGACCGAAAGGCCGCCCGCAAGGCCAAGGACTTCAAGCGTTCCGATGCGATCCGGGACGAACTCTCCTCCAAGGGCGTCCGGATCAAGGACAACCCTGACGGAACCACCTCTTGGGAGATCAAAGGCTAG
- the ispF gene encoding 2-C-methyl-D-erythritol 2,4-cyclodiphosphate synthase, with product MRVGLGYDIHPLVTGRRFILGGVLLPLDKGPKGHSDGDCLNHALTDAILGALGLGDIGRHFPDSDPQWKDADSAVFLKEARRLLEENKLKVENIDVNLLLEAPKLVPHMRAMTDNIATLLGISVDRINLKAKRGEGMDAVGRGEAVAAHVVVLLCP from the coding sequence ATGCGCGTCGGACTGGGTTACGACATTCATCCGCTGGTGACGGGTCGAAGATTCATCTTGGGCGGCGTTCTACTCCCCCTCGACAAGGGGCCCAAAGGCCATTCCGACGGCGACTGCCTCAATCACGCCCTGACCGACGCCATCTTGGGAGCCTTGGGCCTGGGCGACATCGGGCGTCATTTTCCCGACAGCGACCCCCAGTGGAAGGACGCCGACTCGGCCGTCTTTCTCAAGGAGGCCCGGCGTCTTCTCGAAGAAAACAAGCTGAAGGTCGAAAACATCGACGTCAACCTTCTCTTGGAGGCTCCAAAGCTCGTCCCGCACATGCGGGCGATGACGGACAACATTGCCACGCTTCTGGGAATTTCCGTCGATCGAATCAACCTGAAGGCAAAACGCGGAGAAGGCATGGACGCCGTCGGCCGGGGCGAGGCTGTCGCCGCCCATGTTGTCGTTCTGTTATGTCCCTAA